The Chitinophagaceae bacterium genome window below encodes:
- a CDS encoding MoxR family ATPase translates to MDNQFFQQRTDLTQLNNAISTIREAVGKVIVGQEQMVELMIAGILADGHILIEGVPGVAKTLSAKLMAKLIDADFSRIQFTPDLMPSDVLGTSVFNPKEASFQFRKGPLFSNIVLIDEINRAPAKTQSALFEVMEERQITVDGTTYPMSVPFMVLATQNPIDQEGTYRLPEAQLDRFLFKIEVGYPTLAEEVIILTNQHQADNRHLLNEIVKVLSSSEIAQYRETIRQIVVEPKLLEFIAKIVNETRNNPSLFLGASPRASLAIVKASKAFAAMRGRDFITPEDIIEVAPHVLRHRIILTPEKEMEGITADELIDRIIKSLEVPR, encoded by the coding sequence ATGGACAATCAATTTTTTCAGCAACGCACCGATCTTACGCAGCTCAACAATGCCATCAGCACCATTCGTGAAGCAGTGGGTAAAGTAATTGTAGGGCAGGAGCAGATGGTAGAACTGATGATCGCAGGAATATTAGCTGATGGTCATATCCTTATTGAAGGTGTGCCGGGAGTGGCAAAAACATTGTCGGCCAAACTCATGGCCAAACTGATTGATGCAGATTTTTCACGCATTCAGTTTACACCCGATCTGATGCCGAGTGATGTGTTGGGTACATCAGTGTTCAATCCAAAAGAAGCCAGCTTCCAGTTCAGGAAAGGTCCGCTGTTCAGCAATATTGTATTGATTGATGAAATCAACCGTGCACCTGCAAAAACACAATCAGCTTTGTTTGAAGTAATGGAAGAACGGCAGATCACTGTTGATGGAACAACCTATCCCATGAGCGTTCCCTTTATGGTACTGGCAACACAAAATCCTATTGACCAGGAAGGAACCTACCGTTTACCAGAAGCACAGCTCGATCGTTTCCTGTTTAAAATTGAAGTGGGTTATCCAACACTGGCAGAAGAAGTAATTATTCTTACCAATCAGCACCAGGCCGATAACAGGCATTTGCTCAATGAAATTGTGAAAGTACTTTCTTCCAGTGAAATTGCTCAATACCGTGAAACCATCCGGCAGATTGTGGTTGAGCCAAAACTGCTGGAGTTCATTGCAAAAATTGTAAACGAAACAAGAAATAATCCATCACTCTTTTTAGGAGCATCACCAAGAGCATCGTTAGCCATTGTAAAAGCATCGAAAGCATTTGCAGCAATGCGTGGAAGGGATTTCATTACGCCTGAAGATATTATTGAAGTGGCGCCGCATGTACTGCGTCACCGCATCATCTTAACTCCTGAAAAAGAAATGGAAGGCATTACAGCCGATGAGCTCATCGACCGCATCATTAAATCATTAGAAGTACCGAGATAA
- a CDS encoding DUF58 domain-containing protein, translated as MFWLLLLCGGLLYVLAQFVLKTMYISNRFFVLLGICVLLFLTAFFFPAMELAAKLIFFILMAAFTADLFFLFALNRKPLIERYLPERLSNGDENPVMITVQNNYPFTVKTEIVDELPPQFQLRTFSIKETLKPGQEKEFRYKLRPIERGEYHFGKVNVYLQSLLGLIERRFTGDEEEMVPVYPSFMQIRKYQLHAEAAQTKDAGNRRLRKIGHSMEFEQVKEYVQGDDVRKLNWKATARKGSLMINSYTDEKSQQVYCVIDKGRLMKMPFNDLTLLDYAINASLVMCNVALYRQDKFGLMTFSNKMGSMLAADRKPVQLEKVLQQLYNQQTAFLESDFELLYTRIRATIKQRSLIILFTNFESLAGMQRQMPYLKRIAKYHLLLLVFFENTELKKVTTQNVHDIENLYVKTIAGKYAHEKRLIVKELQNAGILSILTAPENVTVNTINKYIEIKTRQAI; from the coding sequence ATGTTCTGGCTGTTATTACTTTGCGGCGGCTTATTGTATGTACTGGCTCAGTTTGTACTGAAGACCATGTACATCAGCAATCGTTTTTTTGTATTGCTGGGAATCTGCGTGCTGCTTTTTTTAACCGCCTTCTTTTTTCCTGCAATGGAACTGGCAGCCAAGCTCATCTTTTTTATTTTGATGGCAGCATTTACTGCTGATCTGTTTTTCCTCTTTGCATTAAACCGTAAACCTCTTATAGAACGTTACTTACCTGAACGGTTAAGCAACGGAGATGAAAATCCGGTAATGATCACCGTGCAGAATAATTATCCCTTTACTGTAAAAACAGAAATTGTTGATGAATTGCCGCCGCAATTTCAGTTACGTACATTTTCCATAAAAGAAACATTAAAACCCGGGCAGGAAAAAGAGTTCAGGTATAAACTGCGGCCCATTGAAAGAGGCGAATATCATTTTGGAAAAGTAAATGTGTACCTGCAGTCATTGCTTGGTTTAATTGAGCGGAGGTTTACAGGTGATGAAGAAGAGATGGTGCCGGTGTATCCATCCTTTATGCAGATAAGAAAATATCAACTGCATGCAGAAGCCGCACAAACCAAAGATGCCGGTAACAGAAGATTACGTAAGATTGGTCACAGTATGGAGTTTGAACAGGTGAAAGAATATGTGCAGGGCGATGATGTAAGAAAGCTGAACTGGAAAGCAACTGCAAGAAAAGGTTCACTCATGATCAATTCCTACACCGATGAAAAAAGTCAGCAGGTGTATTGTGTAATTGATAAGGGACGGTTGATGAAGATGCCGTTTAATGATCTCACCTTGCTTGATTATGCCATCAATGCAAGTCTCGTTATGTGTAATGTAGCTTTGTACAGGCAGGATAAGTTTGGATTGATGACCTTCAGTAATAAGATGGGGTCTATGCTGGCAGCCGACAGGAAACCGGTGCAGTTAGAAAAAGTATTGCAGCAGCTTTACAACCAGCAAACCGCTTTTTTGGAATCCGATTTTGAATTGCTCTACACAAGAATCCGTGCAACCATTAAGCAGCGCAGTTTAATTATCCTGTTTACGAACTTTGAATCACTGGCCGGTATGCAGCGGCAGATGCCTTACCTGAAACGCATTGCCAAATATCATTTGCTCTTACTCGTCTTCTTTGAAAATACCGAACTGAAAAAAGTAACCACGCAGAACGTACATGATATTGAAAACCTCTATGTAAAAACCATTGCCGGCAAATATGCACATGAAAAGCGTTTGATTGTAAAAGAATTACAGAACGCCGGTATCCTCAGTATCCTCACAGCTCCGGAAAATGTAACGGTGAATACGATTAATAAATACATTGAGATTAAGACAAGGCAGGCGATATAG
- the truB gene encoding tRNA pseudouridine(55) synthase TruB: MKPEIQTIFTEGQVLLVDKPLEWTSFDVVAKVLNTIKIKKVGHAGTLDPLATGLLILCTGKFTKKINEYQAREKEYTGTFTLGAVTPTYDLESEPEQFKDYSFVTEELLHATTKQFIGDIQQVPPTHSAIKKNGQAAYVMARKGIDVVMEPRPIVIKEFEITQITLPVVHFRVVCGTGTYIRSLAYDFGKALGCGAYLSKLCRTRIGEFTLNEARSLEETLEWIKEVKGSEGITNS, from the coding sequence ATGAAACCGGAGATACAAACCATTTTTACAGAAGGCCAGGTGTTATTAGTTGATAAACCATTAGAGTGGACCTCATTCGATGTAGTGGCGAAAGTGCTTAACACTATCAAAATAAAAAAAGTTGGTCATGCCGGTACGCTTGATCCGTTGGCGACAGGATTACTCATACTCTGTACAGGAAAGTTTACCAAAAAGATCAATGAATACCAGGCCCGTGAAAAAGAATACACCGGAACATTTACATTGGGTGCAGTAACTCCAACTTATGATTTGGAAAGTGAACCGGAGCAGTTCAAAGATTATTCATTTGTTACAGAAGAACTTCTTCATGCAACAACCAAACAATTCATTGGCGATATACAGCAGGTGCCTCCAACACATTCAGCTATTAAGAAGAATGGACAGGCTGCTTATGTAATGGCAAGAAAAGGAATTGATGTGGTGATGGAACCAAGACCCATCGTTATTAAAGAATTTGAGATCACCCAAATTACATTACCTGTTGTTCATTTCCGTGTGGTATGCGGAACAGGAACTTATATCAGGAGCCTTGCTTATGATTTCGGAAAAGCATTGGGCTGCGGTGCTTACCTCAGCAAACTCTGTCGTACAAGAATAGGAGAATTTACACTCAATGAAGCAAGAAGCCTGGAAGAAACACTGGAATGGATTAAAGAAGTCAAAGGATCAGAAGGGATAACCAATTCCTAA
- a CDS encoding BamA/TamA family outer membrane protein: protein MKAKDDSSKIDYTIFLTPSKRYTFSTNLESVFNQVQSSLSTAGNLVGLGVNFGLTDRNIAKQGIQMSQTIRVGVELGLPPLNTGLQATELTYSNTLSIPKIPSWFYKKKSRQWLNKKTFFTNTISVIDRNINKNGLFALTSITSTFGWQYQTKRNEIWRLSPLNIEYVKLYDISTRFKDQLDTTPFLRNSFNQGFVLGTFNVNYSKPQIIIKNEPNNTVIASYRITFGDSVAVFGRLKKAIPLFDKELFEYVKLDAEFKYKITKLKREWVFRAAAGAGYLYDNDTSSMPFFKQFAGGGPYSMRAWPLRSIGPGASPMEPRSGRNQFFSRTGDILFEVNAEYRYDILSIWPNSLILRGALFMDAGNVWNMRNNGNREMIQPYFS from the coding sequence ATGAAGGCCAAAGACGATTCTTCAAAAATTGACTATACCATCTTTTTAACTCCATCCAAACGATATACATTCAGCACCAACCTTGAAAGTGTTTTCAATCAGGTACAATCATCATTAAGTACAGCCGGTAATCTTGTTGGTCTTGGTGTAAATTTTGGTTTAACTGACAGGAATATTGCCAAGCAGGGAATACAAATGAGCCAGACAATCCGGGTGGGTGTAGAACTTGGCCTGCCTCCATTGAATACAGGTTTACAGGCAACTGAATTAACCTATAGTAATACCTTATCTATTCCAAAAATACCCAGCTGGTTTTATAAAAAGAAAAGCAGACAATGGTTGAACAAGAAAACCTTCTTTACCAATACGATTTCTGTTATTGACCGCAACATTAATAAGAACGGATTATTTGCACTTACTTCCATTACTTCCACATTTGGATGGCAGTATCAAACGAAGAGAAATGAAATCTGGCGTTTAAGTCCGCTGAATATTGAGTATGTAAAACTGTATGATATTTCCACCAGGTTCAAGGATCAACTGGACACAACACCTTTCTTACGTAATTCGTTTAACCAGGGCTTTGTATTGGGCACTTTCAATGTCAATTATTCGAAGCCGCAGATCATCATTAAAAATGAACCTAACAATACTGTTATTGCTTCTTACCGCATCACCTTTGGAGACTCAGTGGCCGTTTTTGGCCGTTTAAAAAAAGCCATCCCTCTTTTTGATAAAGAGTTATTTGAGTATGTAAAACTGGATGCTGAATTTAAATACAAGATTACTAAACTGAAAAGAGAATGGGTTTTCAGAGCAGCAGCAGGTGCAGGTTATCTGTATGATAACGATACATCGAGTATGCCTTTCTTTAAACAGTTTGCAGGTGGTGGCCCTTACAGTATGCGTGCATGGCCATTGCGGAGTATTGGTCCCGGTGCAAGTCCCATGGAGCCACGCAGCGGAAGAAACCAGTTCTTCAGCCGTACAGGTGATATATTGTTTGAAGTAAATGCTGAATACCGTTATGATATTTTATCCATCTGGCCCAATTCACTCATTCTGCGTGGTGCATTATTTATGGACGCAGGAAATGTATGGAACATGCGGAACAATGGAAACAGGGAAATGATACAGCCGTATTTCAGTTAA
- a CDS encoding SDR family oxidoreductase — translation MKLIVFGATGQVGLQLVKQALWKGHTVKAFGRNVFDLEVNNENLEIIKGALFDAGEVYDAIKGCDAVLSSIGGAFDGTDKTRSLGMKNILAQMKKAAVKRIVALGGMGILNAKENLLLMDEKDYPQEYIPVGNEHRKAYEYLKASGLEWTFVCSPDIINDGPTGNYITNKDYPPDPNLNHINAGDLAQFMLNELEKNEYVQARVGISAT, via the coding sequence ATGAAATTAATTGTATTTGGTGCAACCGGCCAGGTTGGCTTACAGTTGGTAAAACAGGCTCTCTGGAAAGGGCATACTGTAAAAGCTTTCGGAAGAAATGTCTTTGATCTCGAAGTAAATAATGAAAATCTTGAAATCATAAAAGGCGCTTTGTTTGATGCAGGTGAAGTGTATGATGCTATTAAGGGTTGTGATGCAGTTTTAAGCAGTATTGGTGGTGCATTTGACGGAACAGATAAAACCCGTTCACTGGGAATGAAAAACATTCTTGCCCAAATGAAGAAGGCTGCTGTAAAGCGCATTGTTGCATTAGGCGGAATGGGCATCTTAAATGCAAAAGAAAACCTGTTGCTCATGGATGAGAAAGATTATCCGCAAGAATATATTCCCGTTGGTAATGAACACCGCAAAGCATATGAATACTTAAAGGCTTCCGGATTGGAATGGACATTTGTGTGCAGTCCGGATATTATCAATGATGGGCCAACAGGAAACTATATCACCAATAAAGATTATCCCCCTGATCCAAACCTGAACCACATTAATGCCGGAGACCTTGCACAGTTTATGCTGAATGAACTGGAGAAGAATGAATATGTGCAGGCAAGGGTTGGTATCAGCGCAACATAG
- a CDS encoding HAD-IIIA family hydrolase — MTPLPKITKDWTLFLDRDGVINEEVVGDYIRNWDEFHFRPGSLEAIALLYPFFQRTIIVTNQAGVGKGLMTLDELNKINEQMLQEIHAAGGRIDKVYCCTAIDNKDINRKPNPGMALQAKAEFPEIDLSKSIMVGNMPNDMKFGRNFGAYTVYLPTRAEETPDPLSVDAQYKDLLSFAKDLSSNA; from the coding sequence ATGACCCCATTACCAAAGATTACAAAAGACTGGACCTTATTTCTCGACCGTGATGGCGTTATCAATGAAGAAGTGGTCGGCGATTATATCCGCAACTGGGATGAATTTCATTTTCGTCCGGGTTCATTAGAAGCCATTGCATTGCTCTATCCTTTTTTTCAACGCACAATTATAGTAACCAACCAGGCTGGTGTTGGGAAAGGTTTAATGACATTGGATGAACTGAATAAAATCAATGAACAGATGCTGCAGGAGATTCATGCTGCAGGTGGACGGATTGATAAAGTGTATTGCTGCACGGCAATTGATAATAAAGACATTAACCGAAAACCCAATCCCGGCATGGCTTTGCAGGCAAAAGCTGAGTTCCCTGAAATTGATCTCAGCAAATCAATCATGGTGGGTAATATGCCCAATGATATGAAGTTTGGCCGCAACTTCGGAGCATATACCGTATATCTCCCTACCCGTGCTGAAGAAACACCTGATCCATTGTCGGTAGATGCACAGTATAAAGATTTGTTATCCTTTGCCAAAGACCTCAGCAGCAATGCCTGA
- a CDS encoding D-sedoheptulose 7-phosphate isomerase, whose protein sequence is MSEQIKQIISDSIAVKQQLLNDKATIKRLNEVTNIIVEAFHRGKKVLFCGNGGSAADAQHLAAEFSGRFYLDRDALPAEALHVNTSYLTAIANDYSFEVAYARLIKGIAHDGDVLVGLSTSGNSTNIVEAFKAAKEKGMITVGFTGETGGKLKELSDHLFNVPSIVTPRIQESHIMLGHIICQLVEERYFATHS, encoded by the coding sequence ATGAGTGAGCAAATCAAACAGATCATCAGTGATTCCATTGCAGTAAAACAGCAATTGTTGAATGATAAAGCAACGATCAAACGGTTGAATGAGGTAACCAATATTATCGTTGAAGCTTTTCACCGGGGTAAAAAAGTATTGTTTTGCGGCAATGGCGGCAGTGCTGCCGATGCTCAGCATTTAGCTGCTGAATTCAGCGGTCGTTTTTATTTAGACCGTGATGCTTTGCCTGCTGAAGCATTGCATGTAAACACTTCTTATCTCACCGCCATTGCCAACGATTACAGTTTTGAAGTGGCTTATGCAAGATTAATCAAAGGAATTGCTCATGATGGCGATGTTTTAGTTGGATTATCTACTTCAGGCAACTCAACTAATATTGTTGAAGCTTTTAAAGCCGCCAAAGAAAAAGGAATGATCACGGTTGGCTTTACGGGTGAAACGGGTGGCAAACTGAAAGAGCTGAGTGATCATCTCTTCAATGTACCATCTATTGTTACTCCACGTATCCAGGAAAGTCATATCATGCTGGGTCATATTATTTGTCAACTGGTTGAAGAAAGATATTTTGCAACACATTCATGA
- a CDS encoding GxxExxY protein: MYLHEELTDKIIRCFYNVYNGLGYGFLEKVYENALLIELRNSGLVAENQVSIKVYNLGLEVGNYYADILVGNKVILELKAGDMEQTIINHELQLTNYLKATNYEVGLLLLFGIKPQVKRKIFSNDIK; the protein is encoded by the coding sequence ATGTACTTACACGAAGAACTCACTGATAAAATAATTCGTTGTTTTTACAACGTATATAATGGACTTGGATATGGATTTCTTGAGAAGGTTTATGAAAACGCTTTATTGATTGAATTAAGAAATTCCGGTCTTGTTGCCGAAAATCAGGTTTCGATTAAAGTATATAACCTGGGATTGGAAGTCGGTAATTATTACGCAGATATTTTGGTTGGAAATAAAGTTATTTTGGAGTTAAAGGCCGGAGATATGGAACAAACTATTATTAATCATGAGTTACAGTTAACAAATTACCTGAAAGCAACAAATTATGAAGTAGGCTTACTTTTACTGTTTGGAATAAAGCCCCAGGTAAAAAGAAAGATTTTTTCAAACGACATCAAATAA
- a CDS encoding glycosyltransferase family 2 protein — protein sequence MNLSIVIPLKDEAESLPELCSWIERVANEQQLSYEIILMDDGSTDDSWKVIQQLRTANANIKGIRFQRNYGKSAALNEGFKAAQGTVVITMDADLQDSPDEIPDLYKMIVTDGFDLVSGWKKKRYDNTLTKNIPSKFFNAATRRMSGIKLHDFNCGLKAYNNKVIKSIEVYGEMHRYIPVLAKWAGFRKIGEKVVEHRKRKYGITKFGWERFVNGFLDLATISFVGKFGKRPMHFFGLWGTLCFLLGFGISIYLAVSKIIDSSNAITNRPAFYVALTVMIIGSQLFLAGFIGELISRSSPERNTYLIEEKVGV from the coding sequence ATGAACCTGAGTATTGTTATTCCACTTAAAGATGAAGCTGAATCATTACCCGAACTCTGTTCATGGATTGAACGGGTAGCGAATGAACAGCAATTATCGTACGAAATTATTTTAATGGATGATGGCAGTACCGATGATTCCTGGAAAGTAATTCAGCAATTACGAACAGCGAATGCCAATATCAAAGGCATTCGCTTTCAGCGTAATTATGGTAAATCAGCTGCATTGAACGAAGGCTTTAAAGCTGCACAGGGAACGGTTGTTATTACCATGGATGCTGACCTGCAGGATAGTCCCGATGAAATTCCCGACCTGTACAAAATGATTGTAACAGATGGGTTTGATTTAGTGAGTGGCTGGAAGAAAAAGCGTTACGACAATACGCTCACCAAAAATATTCCTTCAAAATTTTTCAATGCTGCTACAAGAAGAATGAGTGGCATTAAACTCCACGATTTCAATTGCGGATTGAAGGCTTATAATAACAAAGTGATCAAAAGCATTGAAGTATATGGTGAGATGCACCGCTACATTCCGGTGCTGGCCAAATGGGCCGGCTTTCGGAAAATTGGCGAGAAAGTAGTTGAACATCGCAAACGTAAATACGGCATTACCAAGTTTGGCTGGGAACGGTTTGTAAATGGGTTTTTAGATCTGGCTACCATTTCATTTGTCGGCAAGTTTGGAAAGCGTCCCATGCACTTTTTTGGTTTATGGGGAACGCTTTGTTTTTTACTCGGCTTTGGCATCAGTATCTATTTAGCCGTTTCAAAAATAATTGACAGCAGTAATGCCATTACCAACCGTCCAGCATTTTATGTTGCACTTACGGTAATGATCATCGGTTCACAATTATTTCTTGCAGGATTTATTGGTGAACTGATTTCCAGAAGTTCACCTGAGAGAAACACTTATCTTATTGAGGAAAAAGTTGGCGTGTAA
- a CDS encoding DUF4199 domain-containing protein translates to MEKNKNISIGATYGVLIGLLYVIVLFARWTFSSNFIVFGSIAFFGYILVLGFLFFEAYQRRKLEPRRVIDLKNLFQTLFISVLIFELIYGIYNYLHLTVIDPDVVNRMKAGMEQMFDKMPEGQISAKQREDSLKQFDEMKKATETWSDSKKLFDFYFNQWFFAFVIALIMRKEDSRH, encoded by the coding sequence ATGGAAAAGAATAAAAATATTTCAATTGGGGCAACATATGGAGTTTTGATTGGATTGTTATATGTAATAGTGTTGTTTGCAAGATGGACTTTCAGTTCAAATTTTATTGTTTTTGGGTCAATAGCATTTTTTGGCTACATACTTGTTTTGGGATTCCTTTTTTTCGAGGCTTACCAGCGAAGAAAACTTGAGCCACGCAGAGTAATTGATTTAAAGAATTTGTTTCAAACGCTATTCATTTCGGTTCTAATATTTGAATTGATATATGGGATCTATAATTATCTCCATCTTACAGTAATTGATCCTGATGTTGTAAATAGAATGAAAGCAGGAATGGAGCAAATGTTTGATAAAATGCCAGAGGGTCAGATTTCTGCTAAACAAAGAGAAGATTCACTGAAACAATTTGATGAAATGAAAAAAGCTACAGAAACTTGGTCAGATAGTAAAAAGCTTTTTGATTTCTATTTCAATCAGTGGTTTTTTGCTTTCGTTATTGCTTTAATAATGCGTAAAGAAGATTCCAGGCACTGA
- a CDS encoding dihydroorotase, with protein sequence MTILIRQARIIDPASPFHATTQDVLIENGQIKQIAQSISASTDKTIDQPNLHLSPGWFDLFTHFCDPGFEYKETLETGIEAAAAGGFTEVMVLPNTQPVVSGKSQVEYIVQKSRNAAVSIHPSGSVTKQTEGKELAEMYDMQSAGAIAFTDGINPVQSAGLLLKALQYVKAFKGTIIQIPDDKTIGTYGLMNEGIISTRLGLPGKPILSEEIQVARDIKLTRYAESKLHLTGITSPKSIEYINRAKQIGTAVSFSVTPAHLYFCDEDLQSYDTNLKLYPPLRTATEREALKQAVLNGSVDCITTHHEPHEYDSKICEFEYAKPGMIGLETCYGVMGAIFGDQLSAERWVELISINPRKILGLDVPTIKEGSMANVTIFDPQTTYTFTTDAIRSKSRNSAFIGKELKGKVIGIISNNQLKLN encoded by the coding sequence ATGACAATTCTCATCAGGCAGGCACGCATTATTGATCCGGCTTCTCCATTTCATGCAACCACGCAGGACGTTTTGATTGAAAACGGACAGATCAAACAAATTGCACAATCTATTTCAGCTTCAACAGACAAGACTATTGATCAGCCAAATCTGCATCTTTCACCGGGCTGGTTTGATTTGTTTACGCATTTCTGCGATCCTGGTTTTGAATATAAAGAAACTTTAGAAACAGGAATTGAAGCTGCTGCTGCTGGCGGATTTACAGAAGTGATGGTACTGCCCAATACACAACCGGTTGTTTCAGGAAAATCGCAGGTTGAATACATTGTGCAAAAATCAAGAAATGCAGCTGTCAGCATTCACCCTTCCGGTTCAGTAACCAAACAAACAGAAGGAAAAGAACTCGCAGAAATGTATGATATGCAATCGGCAGGAGCCATTGCGTTTACTGATGGCATCAACCCTGTTCAATCGGCCGGACTTTTATTGAAAGCCCTTCAATATGTAAAAGCATTTAAAGGAACCATCATTCAGATACCTGATGACAAAACAATCGGCACCTATGGTTTAATGAACGAAGGTATCATCAGCACAAGATTGGGCTTACCGGGCAAACCGATTCTTTCTGAAGAAATACAGGTGGCAAGAGATATTAAACTCACCAGGTATGCAGAATCAAAACTGCATTTAACCGGTATTACTTCGCCCAAAAGTATTGAGTATATTAACAGGGCCAAACAAATAGGAACAGCAGTAAGCTTTTCGGTTACTCCTGCACATTTATATTTCTGTGATGAAGATTTGCAGAGTTATGATACGAACCTGAAATTATATCCGCCTTTAAGAACTGCTACTGAAAGAGAAGCGTTGAAGCAGGCTGTATTGAATGGTTCGGTTGATTGTATTACAACTCATCATGAACCGCATGAATACGATAGTAAGATCTGTGAATTTGAATACGCTAAACCCGGTATGATTGGACTGGAAACATGTTATGGTGTAATGGGTGCCATTTTCGGCGATCAATTAAGTGCTGAAAGATGGGTGGAGCTTATCAGCATCAATCCGAGAAAGATTTTAGGATTAGATGTACCAACGATTAAAGAAGGATCAATGGCCAATGTAACAATCTTTGATCCTCAAACGACTTATACGTTTACAACAGATGCTATACGATCCAAATCAAGAAACTCTGCCTTTATTGGCAAAGAACTGAAAGGAAAAGTAATCGGCATTATCAGTAACAATCAGTTAAAACTCAACTAA
- a CDS encoding DUF4249 domain-containing protein: protein MTLHIPNTGFLVVEGSISSGQGNTTIKLSRTLKLENQLQSIKYEKGALVKVEGNDNSSYNLTESSEGNYTASNLPLNSTVQYRLRIKTAAGKEYLSDFADVQASPPIDSITWKLENGGLQLYLTTNNQLNNTRYYQWDYIETWEIKSQFASMLKFQGFKDRFNRDSFSIAYRDSVNFGIDSSIYRCWQSNTSSELLIGSSAKLERDFIYMPIAFVSGGSEKLSILYSINIKQYGLSKEGYEFLEKLKKNTEQLGSIFDAQPGELKGNIHCVSDPSEPVIGYVNICNITERRIFISAQNVGGWNFYPITCSFSSLTNVSDTIIKKMAGVTPTLPSTYATPPTFPPKILSFDVASSECVDCTVRGSNVKPFFWP, encoded by the coding sequence CTGACCCTTCATATCCCCAATACAGGTTTTCTTGTAGTAGAAGGATCTATTAGCAGTGGTCAGGGAAACACGACCATTAAATTAAGCAGAACACTAAAACTGGAAAATCAATTGCAGAGTATTAAATACGAAAAAGGTGCTTTGGTAAAAGTGGAAGGGAATGATAACAGTTCATATAATCTTACAGAAAGCAGTGAAGGAAATTATACTGCCAGCAACCTGCCCCTGAACTCAACTGTGCAATACAGGTTGCGAATTAAAACAGCAGCAGGAAAAGAATACCTGTCTGATTTTGCTGACGTTCAAGCCTCTCCTCCAATTGACAGTATTACATGGAAATTAGAGAACGGAGGTCTTCAATTATATTTAACTACAAACAATCAGCTTAATAATACCCGTTACTACCAATGGGATTATATTGAAACATGGGAAATAAAATCGCAGTTCGCATCTATGCTGAAATTCCAGGGATTTAAAGACAGGTTTAACAGAGATAGTTTTTCAATAGCTTATCGTGACAGTGTAAACTTTGGTATTGACTCCTCAATATACAGGTGTTGGCAATCCAATACATCCAGCGAATTACTTATTGGTTCTTCAGCAAAACTGGAAAGGGACTTCATTTACATGCCAATTGCATTCGTATCAGGAGGTTCGGAGAAATTGAGTATCCTGTACAGTATCAACATAAAACAATACGGGTTAAGTAAAGAAGGCTATGAATTTCTTGAAAAACTCAAGAAAAATACGGAACAACTGGGAAGTATTTTTGATGCACAGCCGGGTGAATTAAAAGGAAATATTCATTGTGTATCTGATCCGTCCGAGCCAGTGATAGGTTATGTAAATATTTGCAATATTACTGAAAGACGAATTTTCATTTCAGCACAGAATGTGGGAGGGTGGAATTTTTATCCAATTACCTGTTCTTTTTCTTCACTTACAAACGTCAGTGATACTATAATTAAAAAAATGGCAGGAGTAACTCCTACTCTCCCTTCAACATATGCTACTCCTCCAACATTTCCACCTAAAATTTTATCTTTTGATGTTGCATCGAGTGAATGTGTAGACTGTACTGTAAGAGGCTCAAATGTTAAACCATTTTTTTGGCCATAA